One genomic window of Carassius gibelio isolate Cgi1373 ecotype wild population from Czech Republic chromosome A10, carGib1.2-hapl.c, whole genome shotgun sequence includes the following:
- the LOC128021434 gene encoding interleukin-6 receptor subunit beta isoform X2 produces the protein MDTSHHLLLLLMLLHYEAGFSHNCLKILPDSNSRIALEVGKNFTATCHLLEGSAHTSDDIEWTMRDIPIPKQFYHKINETAVSVTVNISSDMRGWLRCKAKESQPDCYIYGISLHPGYPPLKPTNLSCIAVQEGEDISPNLNCSWDSGSRNPLFDTTYNVFAYITILNKTYTGDCKQHHLDRYCVVNLERFPHHVRLKVWVEVKNVLGSERSEQLENYSEYFVKPNPPLNIQVLTEDNFSTSLMVTWEPPIQEYVLTLSYAIRYRKASSDVWVEVAESLTKGYTFRLQSLEPYTQYVVQIRCIGENHSGYWSNWSAGVTGHASEDKPASAPDLWRIIRSTSNNRNVTLVWKAPVKANGKILGYYLNICHDYVMIESRNITADNRLMYLMKLPPGKNASIELTAYNSVGASPKATLFIPRSGEDLPGVKNMSWSVRDEKLQVQWTSLPVGLRLSEYLLEWVTVPQLQAGWQRVSSKVHNTTLNGDLKKFQRYNISVYPIYKYQQAGRPVTRPAYVQQGIPEKGPNVTQTKSKKNSAELTWNEIPLERQRGFITNYTIFYAIGSTKQWKSVTVNPNVQSYLLMDLASETDYVVNIMASTVAGSVKGIDYNFKTLKYGDGEVEVIVVVVCLSFLFLTVFIIMFCLRKREVIKKLLWPQVPDPSDSSIAHWSPDFPIKEEDLVLIEADSSRQNLRPDATTSNVAITLRSEKNVIRHAAAQINT, from the exons ATGGACACTTCACATCATTTACTCTTACTCTTGATGCTTTTGCACTATGAAGCAG GCTTCAGtcacaactgtttgaaaatcctCCCAGACTCCAACAGTAGAATTGCTCTTGAGGTGGGAAAAAACTTCACCGCGACTTGTCACCTCCTGGAAGGCTCTGCTCATACCTCAGATGACATTGAATGGACTATGAGAGACATCCCCATTCCAAAGCAGTTTTACCACAAAATAAACGAAACGGCTGTGAGTGTAACTGTTAACATCAGCAGTGATATGAGAGGATGGCTGCGCTGCAAAGCCAAGGAGTCGCAGCCAGACTGTTATATCTATGGAATCTCACTCCATCCAGGAT ATCCTCCACTGAAACCAACGAATCTCTCATGCATTGCTGTGCAAGAGGGCGAAGACATTTCCCCCAATTTAAACTGTAGTTGGGATTCAGGATCACGAAACCCGCTTTTCGACACAACTTACAACGTTTTTGCCTATAT aactattttaaacaaaacatatacAGGTGACTGTAAGCAGCATCATCTTGACAGATACTGCGTTGTCAATCTGGAGCGTTTTCCACATCATGTGCGTTTAAAAGTGTGGGTTGAAGTGAAGAATGTGCTGGGGTCAGAGCGGTCAGAACAACTTGAAAACTATTCAGAGTATTTTG tgAAACCAAATCCACCATTGAATATCCAAGTCCTCACTGAAGATAACTTCTCCACTTCTCTCATGGTTACTTGGGAACCTCCCATTCAGGAGTATGTTTTGACCCTCTCTTATGCCATCAGATACCGCAAAGCATCATCCGATGTTTGGGTCGAG GTGGCTGAGAGCTTGACCAAAGGGTACACGTTTAGACTGCAGTCTCTGGAGCCTTACACTCAATACGTGGTGCAGATACGATGCATTGGAGAAAATCACAGCGGATACTGGAGTAACTGGAGCGCCGGCGTCACAGGACACGCCTCAGAAGACA AGCCAGCAAGCGCACCAGATCTTTGGAGAATCATCCGGTCCACTTCTAATAATAGAAATGTGACTTTAGTATGGAAG GCTCCTGTAAAAGCGAATGGAAAAATACTGGGATATTACCTGAATATCTGTCACGATTATGTGATGATTGAAAGCCGTAATATAACAGCAGATAACAGACTGATGTATTTGATGAAGCTGCCTCCAGGAAAAAACGCCAGTATTGAACTGACTGCTTACAATTCAGTTGGAGCGTCTCCTAAAGCAACTTTGTTCATTCCAAGATCAGGTGAAG ATCTTCCTGGTGTGAAGAATATGAGCTGGTCGGTGCGTGATGAGAAGCTGCAGGTGCAGTGGACATCTCTTCCTGTCGGCTTACGTCTCTCCGAATACCTGCTGGAGTGGGTGACCGTCCCCCAGCTTCAGGCCGGCTGGCAGAGAGTCTCTAGCAAAGTCCACAACACCACACTAAACG GTGATTTGAAGAAATTCCAGCGGTACAACATATCAGTGTATCCAATTTACAAGTATCAACAAGCAGGAAGACCAGTAACCAGACCAGCCTATGTTCAACAAGGAA TTCCAGAAAAGGGTCCGAATGTCACACAGACCAAATCCAAGAAGAACAGTGCCGAGCTGACCTGGAATGAGATCCCACTGGAAAGACAGCGTGGATTCATCACCAACTACACCATATTCTATGCCATCGGGAGCACTAAGCAATGGAAAT CTGTGACGGTGAACCCTAATGTCCAATCATATTTACTGATGGATCTGGCCAGTGAAACGGATTACGTGGTTAACATCATGGCATCAACAGTAGCAGGCTCCGTCAAAGGCATAGATTATAACTTCAAAACCTTGAAGTACG GTGATGGAGAGGTGGAGGTGATTGTAGTTGTGGTTTGCCTCAGCTTCCTGTTCCTGACTGTCTTTATAATAATGTTCTGCCTTCGGAAAAGAGAAGT GATCAAGAAGCTCTTGTGGCCGCAGGTTCCAGACCCATCCGACAGCTCCATTGCCCACTGGTCACCTGATTTCCCCATTAAG GAAGAAGATCTGGTGTTGATAGAGGCTGATTCTTCAAGGCAAAACCTTAGACCTGATGCAACGACATCCAATGTTGCAATCACTCTCAGGAG tgagaaGAATGTGATTCGACATGCTGCAGCACAGATAAACACCTGA
- the LOC128021434 gene encoding interleukin-6 receptor subunit beta isoform X1, with the protein MDTSHHLLLLLMLLHYEAGFSHNCLKILPDSNSRIALEVGKNFTATCHLLEGSAHTSDDIEWTMRDIPIPKQFYHKINETAVSVTVNISSDMRGWLRCKAKESQPDCYIYGISLHPGYPPLKPTNLSCIAVQEGEDISPNLNCSWDSGSRNPLFDTTYNVFAYITILNKTYTGDCKQHHLDRYCVVNLERFPHHVRLKVWVEVKNVLGSERSEQLENYSEYFVKPNPPLNIQVLTEDNFSTSLMVTWEPPIQEYVLTLSYAIRYRKASSDVWVEVAESLTKGYTFRLQSLEPYTQYVVQIRCIGENHSGYWSNWSAGVTGHASEDKPASAPDLWRIIRSTSNNRNVTLVWKAPVKANGKILGYYLNICHDYVMIESRNITADNRLMYLMKLPPGKNASIELTAYNSVGASPKATLFIPRSGEDLPGVKNMSWSVRDEKLQVQWTSLPVGLRLSEYLLEWVTVPQLQAGWQRVSSKVHNTTLNGDLKKFQRYNISVYPIYKYQQAGRPVTRPAYVQQGIPEKGPNVTQTKSKKNSAELTWNEIPLERQRGFITNYTIFYAIGSTKQWKSVTVNPNVQSYLLMDLASETDYVVNIMASTVAGSVKGIDYNFKTLKYGDGEVEVIVVVVCLSFLFLTVFIIMFCLRKREVIKKLLWPQVPDPSDSSIAHWSPDFPIKADVPKEDVSMVEVDVFDGKSLCEEDKAELPLKKDKYLSEEHSSGIGGSSCTSSPRHSISDSDSGDSGQTSASTLQYSSVVAGAHKGQTPSHQPLAFARSESTQPLLDSEEHPEHLSESSGQSRSLYMRRGREPELGVLGQDSSGASLTFSPVQEEETPVAEDLPASALSYIPQQNSYRPQ; encoded by the exons ATGGACACTTCACATCATTTACTCTTACTCTTGATGCTTTTGCACTATGAAGCAG GCTTCAGtcacaactgtttgaaaatcctCCCAGACTCCAACAGTAGAATTGCTCTTGAGGTGGGAAAAAACTTCACCGCGACTTGTCACCTCCTGGAAGGCTCTGCTCATACCTCAGATGACATTGAATGGACTATGAGAGACATCCCCATTCCAAAGCAGTTTTACCACAAAATAAACGAAACGGCTGTGAGTGTAACTGTTAACATCAGCAGTGATATGAGAGGATGGCTGCGCTGCAAAGCCAAGGAGTCGCAGCCAGACTGTTATATCTATGGAATCTCACTCCATCCAGGAT ATCCTCCACTGAAACCAACGAATCTCTCATGCATTGCTGTGCAAGAGGGCGAAGACATTTCCCCCAATTTAAACTGTAGTTGGGATTCAGGATCACGAAACCCGCTTTTCGACACAACTTACAACGTTTTTGCCTATAT aactattttaaacaaaacatatacAGGTGACTGTAAGCAGCATCATCTTGACAGATACTGCGTTGTCAATCTGGAGCGTTTTCCACATCATGTGCGTTTAAAAGTGTGGGTTGAAGTGAAGAATGTGCTGGGGTCAGAGCGGTCAGAACAACTTGAAAACTATTCAGAGTATTTTG tgAAACCAAATCCACCATTGAATATCCAAGTCCTCACTGAAGATAACTTCTCCACTTCTCTCATGGTTACTTGGGAACCTCCCATTCAGGAGTATGTTTTGACCCTCTCTTATGCCATCAGATACCGCAAAGCATCATCCGATGTTTGGGTCGAG GTGGCTGAGAGCTTGACCAAAGGGTACACGTTTAGACTGCAGTCTCTGGAGCCTTACACTCAATACGTGGTGCAGATACGATGCATTGGAGAAAATCACAGCGGATACTGGAGTAACTGGAGCGCCGGCGTCACAGGACACGCCTCAGAAGACA AGCCAGCAAGCGCACCAGATCTTTGGAGAATCATCCGGTCCACTTCTAATAATAGAAATGTGACTTTAGTATGGAAG GCTCCTGTAAAAGCGAATGGAAAAATACTGGGATATTACCTGAATATCTGTCACGATTATGTGATGATTGAAAGCCGTAATATAACAGCAGATAACAGACTGATGTATTTGATGAAGCTGCCTCCAGGAAAAAACGCCAGTATTGAACTGACTGCTTACAATTCAGTTGGAGCGTCTCCTAAAGCAACTTTGTTCATTCCAAGATCAGGTGAAG ATCTTCCTGGTGTGAAGAATATGAGCTGGTCGGTGCGTGATGAGAAGCTGCAGGTGCAGTGGACATCTCTTCCTGTCGGCTTACGTCTCTCCGAATACCTGCTGGAGTGGGTGACCGTCCCCCAGCTTCAGGCCGGCTGGCAGAGAGTCTCTAGCAAAGTCCACAACACCACACTAAACG GTGATTTGAAGAAATTCCAGCGGTACAACATATCAGTGTATCCAATTTACAAGTATCAACAAGCAGGAAGACCAGTAACCAGACCAGCCTATGTTCAACAAGGAA TTCCAGAAAAGGGTCCGAATGTCACACAGACCAAATCCAAGAAGAACAGTGCCGAGCTGACCTGGAATGAGATCCCACTGGAAAGACAGCGTGGATTCATCACCAACTACACCATATTCTATGCCATCGGGAGCACTAAGCAATGGAAAT CTGTGACGGTGAACCCTAATGTCCAATCATATTTACTGATGGATCTGGCCAGTGAAACGGATTACGTGGTTAACATCATGGCATCAACAGTAGCAGGCTCCGTCAAAGGCATAGATTATAACTTCAAAACCTTGAAGTACG GTGATGGAGAGGTGGAGGTGATTGTAGTTGTGGTTTGCCTCAGCTTCCTGTTCCTGACTGTCTTTATAATAATGTTCTGCCTTCGGAAAAGAGAAGT GATCAAGAAGCTCTTGTGGCCGCAGGTTCCAGACCCATCCGACAGCTCCATTGCCCACTGGTCACCTGATTTCCCCATTAAG GCCGATGTGCCCAAAGAAGACGTTAGCATGGTTGAAGTGGACGTGTTTGACGGCAAGTCTCTGTGCGAGGAAGACAAAGCCGAGCTGCCGCTGAAGAAGGACAAGTATCTCTCTGAGGAGCACAGCAGCGGCATCGGAGGCTCGTCCTGCACGTCCTCACCTCGCCACAGCATCTCAGACAGTGACTCGGGTGACTCGGGACAGACCTCAGCCAGCACTCTGCAGTACTCCTCAGTGGTGGCAGGTGCCCACAAGGGCCAGACTCCCAGCCATCAGCCTCTGGCATTCGCTCGCTCCGAGTCCACACAGCCACTTCTGGACAGCGAGGAACATCCAGAGCATCTCAGCGAGAGCAGCGGCCAGTCCAGGAGCTTGTACATGAGACGAGGCCGAGAACCCGAGCTGGGCGTCCTCGGACAGGACAGCAGTGGAGCCTCTCTTACTTTCTCTCCAGTGCAGGAAGAGGAGACTCCTGTCGCAGAGGACCTTCCCGCCTCCGCCTTAAGTTACATACCGCAGCAGAACAGCTATCGACCTCAGTAA